One genomic segment of Hordeum vulgare subsp. vulgare chromosome 2H, MorexV3_pseudomolecules_assembly, whole genome shotgun sequence includes these proteins:
- the LOC123431024 gene encoding putative serine/threonine-protein kinase-like protein CCR3 codes for MAATTASLAGLATVAQLALYVRGLVTKITGAAETARQNKLECQNLARRVSVIGDLLLQLQDPGVAQPLAGLGDTLQEAHDLVVACQKWSARRKFLYADEQAERFREVNRRIDSHLILIPLLSHISITRRLDQVVPPSPTSVLLPVAPTMVAASAVVASGSGSRSPQQQYVSSTYVPVEFASAEIAFLTGNFGHVLSEDGSATVYKGRLHDGLEVAVKRLKNHGPRRHEQEGAFVAELETICHLRHDHVVPLVGWCAEDEDRMFVYQYQHTSNGTLRDHLMQGGSASAWPVRSSWKARVQALLGAATAVDHLHRVAEPRIIHRNVSSCSVLLDESWAARVSGFGAAVLQEQTTGGQLVGEVAGTLGYIDPEYSRTRRVSTASDVYSFGVVMLEVMTGRPPSWEGKDPNTLAGFAAPIIEGGNLGCVLDRRPSPEPTPGQMEALKLVAYTAARCLWQQPQDRPAMSNVVTNLAAALGLLIDGDEPKRHY; via the exons ATGGCGGCCACGACGGCGAGTCTGGCTGGTTTGGCGACGGTGGCCCAGCTGGCTCTGTACGTCCGCGGGCTGGTCACGAAGATCACCGGGGCGGCGGAGACGGCCCGGCAGAACAAGCTCGAGTGCCAGAACCTGGCGCGCCGCGTGTCCGTCATCGGCGACCTGCTGCTGCAGCTGCAGGACCCGGGGGTGGCGCAGCCGCTGGCCGGGCTGGGCGACACGCTCCAGGAGGCGCACGATCTCGTCGTTGCGTGCCAGAAATGGAGCGCTCGCCGGAAGTTCTTGTACGCCGACGAGCAGGCTGAGCGGTTCAGGGAAGTCAACCGCAGGATCGACTCCCACCTCATCCTCATCCCCTTGCTCAGCCACATCTCCATTACCCGCCGCCTCGACCAGGTCGTTCCTCCGAGTCCCACCAGCGTTCTTCTACCGGTGGCACCAACAATGGTTGCTGCATCTGCTGTGGTGGCGTCAGGCTCCGGCTCGCGCTCTCCGCAGCAGCAG TACGTGAGCTCGACGTATGTACCCGTGGAGTTCGCGTCGGCGGAGATCGCGTTCTTGACCGGAAACTTCGGCCATGTGCTCAGCGAGGACGGCTCCGCAACGGTGTACAAGGGTCGTCTTCACGACGGCCTGGAGGTGGCGGTGAAGAGGCTGAAGAATCACGGGCCGCGACGCCACGAGCAAGAGGGTGCGTTCGTGGCGGAGCTCGAGACCATATGCCACCTCCGGCACGACCACGTCGTGCCCCTCGTCGGCTGGTGCGCGGAGGACGAGGATCGCATGTTCGTCTACCAGTACCAGCACACGAGCAACGGCACGCTCAGGGACCACCTGATGCAGGGCGGCTCCGCCTCTGCGTGGCCGGTGAGGTCGTCGTGGAAGGCGCGTGTCCAGGCGCTGCTGGGCGCGGCGACGGCCGTCGACCACCTGCACCGCGTCGCCGAGCCGCGGATCATCCACCGCAACGTCAGCTCGTGCAGCGTCCTTCTGGACGAGAGCTGGGCGGCCCGCGTGTCCGGCTTCGGCGCGGCGGTTTTACAAGAGCAGACGACGGGCGGTCAGCTCGTCGGGGAGGTCGCCGGCACGTTGGGGTACATCGACCCGGAGTACAGCCGCACGCGGCGTGTGAGTACGGCGAGCGACGTGTACAGCTTCGGCGTCGTCATGCTGGAGGTGATGACGGGAAGGCCGCCTAGCTGGGAGGGGAAGGACCCGAACACCTTGGCTGGCTTTGCCGCCCCGATCATCGAGGGTGGGAACCTGGGGTGTGTGCTGGACAGGCGCCCGTCCCCGGAGCCGACGCCGGGGCAGATGGAGGCGCTGAAGCTCGTGGCGTACACGGCAGCGCGCTGTTTGTGGCAACAGCCGCAGGACCGGCCCGCCATGTCAAACGTGGTGACCAACCTCGCGGCGGCGCTCGGGCTCCTCATAGACGGCGATGAGCCTAAGCGACACTATTAG